One genomic segment of Carassius auratus strain Wakin chromosome 29, ASM336829v1, whole genome shotgun sequence includes these proteins:
- the LOC113047968 gene encoding scavenger receptor cysteine-rich type 1 protein M130 isoform X1 — translation MLSTFWLLLILVLGNGPPVKAFLRLMNGIGFCSGRVEVLYNGTWGTVCDDLWDQSHAAVVCREMGCGDVIEAMPEAYFGEGSGQIWMDEVKCNGMESSLMDCETLGWGIHDCEHSEDAGVICKEFIRLINGPDSCSGRVEVLHDGQWGTVCDDGWDQTDAAVVCKELNCGNVIEAKSAAFFGPGAGPVWMGDVQCTGTEASLASCKSTTWGIQNCEHLKDAGVTCNNVKLVNGSSECDGRVQIRYNRQWGAVCYSGWDLADVTVLCQELYCGDIAEPKAYVQPSEQIWMDQVACTGNELTVQDCPFIGWGVSSCLDGLHAGVFCQKTIRKVLVRVVVKAESGVNVNDPDIKNKLLDMVGKVIGSKGKYTQYWRIQPDGQVFHKQRTATGLF, via the exons ATGTTAAGTACCTTCTGGCTCCTACTTATATTGG TTTTAGGAAATGGACCTCCAGTCAAAGCTTTTCTGAGGTTGATGAATGGTATCGGATTTTGTTCTGGGCGAGTGGAGGTTCTTTATAATGGAacgtggggaacagtgtgtgatgatctCTGGGATCAATCacatgctgcagtggtgtgtagagagatgGGCTGTGGGGATGTGATAGAGGCAATGCCTGAAGCTTATTTTGGAGAAGGTTCAGGACAAATATGGATGGATGAAGTAAAGTGCAATGGcatggagtcttcactgatggaCTGTGAGACACTTGGATGGGGAATACATGATTGTGAGCATTCAGAAGACGCTGGAGTCATCTGTAAAG AGTTTATTAGGTTGATAAATGGTCCTGACTCTTGTTCTGgacgagtggaggttcttcatgatggtcagtggggaacagtgtgtgatgacgGATGGGATCAAAccgatgctgcagtggtgtgtaaagAACTGAATTGTGGGAATGTGATTGAGGCAAAGAGTGCTGCTTTTTTTGGACCAGGTGCAGGACCAGTATGGATGGGTGATGTACAGTGTACTGGGACTGAGGCTTCACTTGCGAGCTGTAAATCAACAACATGGGGAATACAGAACTGTGAACATTTGAAAGATGCTGGAGTCACCTGTAACA ATGTGAAGCTGGTCAATGGTTCCAGTGAGTGTGATGGCAGAGTGCAGATTCGGTATAATCGGCAGTGGGGCGCAGTGTGTTACTCAGGCTGGGATCTAGCAGATGTTACAGTGTTGTGTCAAGAGCTTTACTGTGGAGACATTGCTGAGCCAAAAGCATATGTGCAACCTTCAGAGCAAATATGGATGGATCAAGTGGCTTGTACAGGAAATGAGTTGACAGTGCAGGACTGTCCTTTTATTGGTTGGGGTGTGAGCAGTTGTTTGGATGGACTTCATGCGGGAGTTTTTTGCCAAA AAACTATAAGAAAAGTTTTGGTCAGGGTTGTGGTGAAGGCCGAGAGTGGAGTCAATGTCAATGATCCAGATATCAAGAACAAGCTTTTGGATATG GTTGGGAAGGTGATTGGAAGTAAAGGAAAGTATACACAATATTGGAGAATACAGCCTGATGGGCAAGTTTTTCACAAACAGAGAACAGCCACAG GTCTTTTCTGA
- the LOC113047968 gene encoding scavenger receptor cysteine-rich type 1 protein M130 isoform X2, whose translation MLSTFWLLLILVLGNGPPVKAFLRLMNGIGFCSGRVEVLYNGTWGTVCDDLWDQSHAAVVCREMGCGDVIEAMPEAYFGEGSGQIWMDEVKCNGMESSLMDCETLGWGIHDCEHSEDAGVICKEFIRLINGPDSCSGRVEVLHDGAGPVWMGDVQCTGTEASLASCKSTTWGIQNCEHLKDAGVTCNNVKLVNGSSECDGRVQIRYNRQWGAVCYSGWDLADVTVLCQELYCGDIAEPKAYVQPSEQIWMDQVACTGNELTVQDCPFIGWGVSSCLDGLHAGVFCQKTIRKVLVRVVVKAESGVNVNDPDIKNKLLDMVGKVIGSKGKYTQYWRIQPDGQVFHKQRTATGLF comes from the exons ATGTTAAGTACCTTCTGGCTCCTACTTATATTGG TTTTAGGAAATGGACCTCCAGTCAAAGCTTTTCTGAGGTTGATGAATGGTATCGGATTTTGTTCTGGGCGAGTGGAGGTTCTTTATAATGGAacgtggggaacagtgtgtgatgatctCTGGGATCAATCacatgctgcagtggtgtgtagagagatgGGCTGTGGGGATGTGATAGAGGCAATGCCTGAAGCTTATTTTGGAGAAGGTTCAGGACAAATATGGATGGATGAAGTAAAGTGCAATGGcatggagtcttcactgatggaCTGTGAGACACTTGGATGGGGAATACATGATTGTGAGCATTCAGAAGACGCTGGAGTCATCTGTAAAG AGTTTATTAGGTTGATAAATGGTCCTGACTCTTGTTCTGgacgagtggaggttcttcatgatg GTGCAGGACCAGTATGGATGGGTGATGTACAGTGTACTGGGACTGAGGCTTCACTTGCGAGCTGTAAATCAACAACATGGGGAATACAGAACTGTGAACATTTGAAAGATGCTGGAGTCACCTGTAACA ATGTGAAGCTGGTCAATGGTTCCAGTGAGTGTGATGGCAGAGTGCAGATTCGGTATAATCGGCAGTGGGGCGCAGTGTGTTACTCAGGCTGGGATCTAGCAGATGTTACAGTGTTGTGTCAAGAGCTTTACTGTGGAGACATTGCTGAGCCAAAAGCATATGTGCAACCTTCAGAGCAAATATGGATGGATCAAGTGGCTTGTACAGGAAATGAGTTGACAGTGCAGGACTGTCCTTTTATTGGTTGGGGTGTGAGCAGTTGTTTGGATGGACTTCATGCGGGAGTTTTTTGCCAAA AAACTATAAGAAAAGTTTTGGTCAGGGTTGTGGTGAAGGCCGAGAGTGGAGTCAATGTCAATGATCCAGATATCAAGAACAAGCTTTTGGATATG GTTGGGAAGGTGATTGGAAGTAAAGGAAAGTATACACAATATTGGAGAATACAGCCTGATGGGCAAGTTTTTCACAAACAGAGAACAGCCACAG GTCTTTTCTGA
- the LOC113047969 gene encoding deleted in malignant brain tumors 1 protein, protein MLFYLSFILLLDSVINAGVSKTKVISVLVPVRLVEGDNACSGRVEIYKDSEWGTICDEGLDNAEGNLVCYEVGCGPLVSIQPSAFFGEGTGPLLTDDLNCYGNESSVLDCIWGNQTDVCDHKRDAGVICDYTLKLKDGSGMCSGRVEIFHNRQWGTLCDSAWDVKDSAVVCKELGCGSPIATYYNAYFGQGTGPVWMDGISCTGRESLLKDCVFSGWGVTSYTHADDAGVTCSEYRLEDGPNTCSGRVEVVFERLGWGTVLDKGWNVLGGDVICKQMDCGSARSVNGGSAFGKGSGTAWWYDTTCSGNEISLKSCLSGNEKKSSHNNDAGVVCREVKLVNSQSICQGTVQVRYTGEWGTICHNDWDPLDGIVLCRELGCGPLSGTYTSAYFGIGTGSIMMDIVQCTGSESSLKDCINSAPVSSLCTHSQDAGVICGEVRLVDGDSICSGRVEVLRNNQWGSVCGDSWDMTDAQVVCRELGCGTPVEVNQGAFGSGVGPIWMDDVKCTGTESTLKDCGSNGWGVHNCDHANDAGVVCREVRLVNTNNMCQGTVQVYHDGRWGTVCHNSWDIADGLVLCRELGCGGNVEPLGSAYFGAGDGPIWMDSLRCKGDESNLRKCQFGGWGNHQCIHAYDAGIICKEIKNVLRIKVNADSDVNPNDPSYMAQLLDKIKEELKNHGNFSVKWRTQLNEQVFQEKKNLFDP, encoded by the exons ATGCTGTTCTATCTGAGCTTCATTCTGCTTCTAG ACAGTGTAATAAATGCAGGCGTCAGTAAAACCAAAGTGATAAGTGTGCTTGTTCCGGTGAGGTTGGTGGAAGGTGATAATGCCTGTTCCGGAAGGGTTGAAATTTACAAGGACAGTGAATGGGGCACCATTTGTGATGAAGGGCTGGACAACGCTGAAGGCAACTTGGTCTGCTACGAGGTAGGGTGCGGTCCTCTCGTATCCATACAGCCTAGTGCTTTCTTTGGGGAAGGTACGGGACCACTGCTGACGGATGACCTAAACTGTTACGGTAACGAGAGCTCGGTGCTCGACTGCATTTGGGGGAACCAGACCGACGTGTGTGACCACAAGAGAGATGCTGGAGTCATCTGTGACT ACACCCTCAAGTTAAAAGACGGCAGTGGCATGTGTTCAGGGAGAGTGGAAATCTTCCACAACAGACAGTGGGGAACTCTCTGCGACTCCGCCTGGGATGTCAAAGACTCGGCGGTGGTGTGTAAAGAACTTGGCTGTGGAAGCCCAATAGCTACATACTACAATGCTTATTTTGGACAGGGAACAGGTCCGGTATGGATGGATGGCATCAGTTGCACTGGTCGGGAGAGTTTGCTGAAAGATTGTGTGTTTAGCGGTTGGGGAGTGACCtcttacacacatgctgatgATGCTGGAGTCACTTGCTCAG agTATAGGCTTGAGGATGGACCAAACACTTGCTCCGGAAGGGTGGAGGTCGTCTTTGAACGTCTTGGGTGGGGAACTGTTTTGGACAAAGGCTGGAATGTGTTGGGAGGAGATGTGATCTGCAAACAGATGGACTGTGGAAGTGCACGGAGTGTCAATGGTGGGTCTGCTTTTGGGAAGGGTTCAGGTACGGCATGGTGGTATGATACCACATGCTCGGGAAATGAAATCTCCCTGAAAAGTTGTCTTTCAGGCAATGAGAAAAAGAGTTCACACAACAATGACGCAGGAGTGGTCTGCAGAG aggtGAAACTGGTAAACAGCCAAAGCATTTGTCAAGGTACAGTGCAGGTTCGTTATACTGGAGAATGGGGAACAATATGTCACAACGATTGGGATCCACTGGACGGTATTGTGCTGTGCCGAGAACTCGGCTGTGGTCCTCTTTCAGGGACATACACCTCAGCTTATTTTGGGATCGGTACAGGGTCAATAATGATGGATATTGTCCAGTGTACCGGCAGTGAGTCCTCACTGAAGGACTGCATTAATTCTGCGCCTGTAAGCAGCCTCTGTACACATTCACAGGACGCTGGAGTCATCTGCGGAg AAGTGAGATTGGTAGATGGAGACAGCATTTGTTCTGGAAGGGTGGAGGTTCTTAGAAACAATCAGTGGGGAAGTGTCTGTGGAGACAGCTGGGATATGACTGACGCCCAAGTCGTCTGTAGAGAGCTGGGCTGTGGAACTCCAGTAGAGGTAAACCAAGGTGCTTTTGGAAGCGGTGTTGGACCAATATGGATGGATGATGTGAAATGTACAGGCACTGAGTCAACATTAAAGGACTGTGGGTCAAACGGATGGGGAGTTCATAACTGTGATCATGCAAACGATGCAGGAGTTGTCTGCCGAG AGGTACGGTTGGTGAATACGAACAACATGTGTCAGGGCACAGTGCAGGTGTATCATGACGGCCGGTGGGGAACTGTGTGCCACAACAGCTGGGATATCGCAGATGGTTTAGTGCTTTGTAGAGAGCTGGGCTGTGGTGGGAATGTAGAGCCCTTGGGAAGTGCATATTTTGGGGCTGGTGATGGGCCAATATGGATGGATTCACTCAGATGCAAAGGTGACGAGTCAAACCTAAGGAAATGCCAGTTTGGTGGGTGGGGAAACCATCAATGCATTCATGCATATGATGCAGGAATCATCTGCAAAG AGATTAAAAATGTGCTCAGGATTAAGGTGAACGCTGACTCTGATGTAAACCCCAATGACCCTTCATACATGGCACAACTACTGGACAAA ATCAAAGAAGAGCTCAAAAATCATGGAAATTTCTCTGTCAAGTGGAGAACGCAGTTGAATGAGCAAGTGTTTCAGGAAAAGAAAAACTTATTTGATCCCTGA